A stretch of the bacterium genome encodes the following:
- a CDS encoding clan AA aspartic protease, with protein MGETHVDVTIRNPAERDRCWEGRFLVDTGATDSQVPRRHLVSIGLRPLDSCVYILADGREFSAEVATADVEFMGRIVGSTVIFGEDDAEPLLGLTALESGGYTVDPVDGKLKRRRLRL; from the coding sequence ATGGGCGAAACCCACGTAGACGTGACGATCAGGAACCCGGCTGAGCGGGATCGGTGCTGGGAGGGACGGTTCCTGGTGGACACGGGCGCCACTGACAGTCAGGTCCCCAGGCGGCATCTGGTGTCCATCGGCCTCCGCCCGTTGGACAGTTGCGTCTACATCCTGGCCGACGGTCGAGAGTTCAGCGCTGAGGTGGCCACGGCGGATGTCGAGTTCATGGGCAGGATCGTGGGAAGCACCGTCATCTTCGGAGAGGACGATGCCGAGCCGCTGCTGGGGCTCACAGCCTTGGAGTCGGGCGGCTACACCGTCGACCCCGTTGACGGCAAACTGAAACGCCGCCGATTGCGGCTGTAG
- a CDS encoding thermonuclease family protein gives MNPRAAGASPRATTVAAVVAAVGTLVGCAGGTGEASAGTEGSAGVVLAGIDVEAIRSRHPTSLFGIPPAAARAEVVRVVDGDTVVVALEGGRTENVRLIGIDTPEKPGGHLPAECFGAEATAFASVLLPPGTPVLLTGGAETRDVYDRLLAYVHRATDGLLVNMALAREGYAAALSIAPNTDYSAHFSRAVEEARAEDLGLWAACGGADTPLPE, from the coding sequence GTGAATCCGCGGGCAGCCGGAGCATCGCCGCGGGCGACGACCGTCGCGGCGGTCGTCGCCGCGGTCGGGACACTTGTCGGATGCGCGGGCGGCACCGGTGAGGCGAGCGCGGGCACCGAAGGCTCCGCCGGGGTGGTCCTCGCCGGTATCGATGTCGAGGCGATCAGGTCGCGGCATCCGACTTCGCTCTTCGGCATTCCCCCGGCCGCGGCGCGTGCCGAGGTCGTGCGGGTGGTGGACGGCGACACCGTCGTGGTCGCCCTCGAGGGGGGCCGCACCGAGAACGTGCGGCTCATCGGCATCGACACGCCCGAGAAGCCCGGCGGCCACCTGCCGGCGGAGTGCTTCGGCGCCGAGGCAACCGCGTTCGCCTCTGTGCTGCTGCCTCCGGGTACCCCAGTTCTGCTGACCGGCGGCGCCGAGACCCGCGACGTCTACGACCGGCTGCTGGCGTACGTCCACCGCGCGACCGACGGTCTGCTCGTGAACATGGCACTGGCCCGCGAGGGATACGCCGCGGCCCTGTCGATCGCCCCGAACACCGACTACTCCGCACACTTCTCCCGCGCCGTCGAGGAGGCGCGCGCCGAGGACCTGGGGCTCTGGGCGGCCTGCGGCGGAGCCGACACCCCGCTTCCCGAATGA
- a CDS encoding fumarylacetoacetate hydrolase family protein has product MLQSSIAVAAQRLREAAESGRQCEPVRHLLGSDSDVGAAYAVQQVNTDLAVSEGRRIAGHKIGLTSEAVQRQLGFAQPVSGTLFADRCVADGIAIPAGTLMQPRAEAELAVVLGDDLDKGTHTVVDVMSAISYVLPAIEIVDSRIVDWDLTVVDMVADNACTWFYVVGSRPMSLSDLRIQRGEVHMGLRLNGKSAWPVEGPELAALGGNPLHALVWLADSMCERGTPLAAGECVMTGSLGPMVPLSPGDEIEVGAVATRLATDG; this is encoded by the coding sequence ATGCTGCAATCGTCGATCGCCGTAGCCGCCCAGCGGCTTCGCGAGGCCGCCGAGTCGGGTCGGCAGTGCGAGCCTGTGCGCCACCTGCTCGGCAGCGACTCCGATGTGGGCGCCGCGTACGCCGTCCAGCAGGTGAACACGGACTTGGCCGTGTCCGAGGGTCGCCGGATCGCCGGCCACAAGATCGGACTCACTTCCGAGGCGGTGCAGCGGCAGCTCGGCTTCGCCCAGCCCGTGAGCGGCACCCTGTTCGCCGACCGGTGCGTCGCGGACGGGATCGCCATCCCGGCGGGCACCCTCATGCAGCCGCGGGCCGAGGCCGAACTCGCCGTCGTGCTCGGCGACGACCTCGACAAGGGCACCCACACCGTCGTCGACGTCATGAGTGCGATTTCCTATGTTCTGCCGGCGATCGAGATCGTCGACAGCCGGATCGTCGACTGGGACCTGACCGTCGTGGACATGGTCGCCGACAACGCCTGCACCTGGTTCTACGTGGTCGGCAGCCGGCCGATGTCGCTCTCGGACCTCAGGATCCAAAGGGGCGAGGTGCACATGGGTTTGCGCCTGAACGGGAAGTCGGCTTGGCCCGTTGAGGGGCCTGAGCTGGCGGCGCTCGGCGGCAACCCGTTGCACGCCCTTGTTTGGCTGGCCGACTCGATGTGCGAGCGCGGCACGCCGCTGGCGGCGGGGGAGTGTGTCATGACCGGTTCGCTCGGTCCCATGGTCCCGCTCTCGCCCGGCGACGAGATAGAGGTCGGTGCGGTTGCGACGAGGCTGGCGACGGACGGCTGA
- a CDS encoding clan AA aspartic protease: MGETHVDVTIRNPAEPNRCWEGRFLVDTGATDSQVARGHLEAIGLRPVGSREYLLADGRVSRAEVAVAQLEFEGTVTGGAVIFGEDGAEPLLGLTALESTGFDVDPVDGRLKQTRRLRR, encoded by the coding sequence ATGGGCGAGACACATGTAGACGTGACGATCAGGAACCCGGCCGAGCCGAATCGGTGCTGGGAAGGACGGTTCCTGGTGGACACAGGCGCCACCGACAGTCAGGTCGCCAGGGGGCATCTGGAGGCCATCGGCCTGCGTCCCGTAGGCAGCCGAGAGTACCTCTTGGCCGACGGTCGGGTGTCCCGCGCCGAGGTTGCGGTTGCCCAGCTCGAGTTCGAAGGCACTGTGACCGGAGGGGCCGTCATCTTCGGAGAGGACGGAGCCGAGCCGCTGCTGGGGCTCACGGCTTTGGAGTCGACCGGCTTCGACGTCGACCCCGTCGACGGCCGACTCAAACAGACCCGCCGCCTGCGCCGCTAG
- a CDS encoding ChbG/HpnK family deacetylase, protein MGTLVERLGYPSETRLLIITCENLGCAHATNVGSYDVLRAGIGTSASLMVPCPWAREAAAAYRGEDVGVNLTLNAPFDKYRWGPITLAPSLLDGDGGFPRTAGDLWDHADTEEVRRECRAQIERAILWGFDVNHLGSHLDALNARPEFFDVYLELATEFNLPLRLQSGDSESTYGFPFRRRAEEHGVLSPDRVLRPRTAEALEQALAEIGPGVTELVVNPGIETPELRAAHTGWNDWVGQHELLVDTVSIPKLLERTGVTRIGYGSLRAAQTARGL, encoded by the coding sequence GTGGGCACCCTGGTCGAGCGGCTCGGCTATCCCTCCGAGACACGCCTGCTGATCATCACCTGCGAGAACCTTGGCTGCGCGCATGCCACCAACGTGGGCTCCTACGACGTGCTGCGCGCCGGTATCGGCACCAGCGCCTCGCTGATGGTGCCCTGCCCCTGGGCCCGCGAGGCGGCCGCCGCCTACCGGGGCGAGGACGTGGGGGTCAACCTCACGCTGAACGCACCGTTCGACAAGTACCGCTGGGGTCCCATCACGCTGGCCCCGTCGCTGCTGGACGGCGACGGCGGATTCCCCCGCACCGCCGGCGACCTCTGGGATCACGCCGACACCGAGGAGGTCCGCCGGGAGTGCCGGGCGCAGATCGAGCGGGCCATCCTCTGGGGGTTCGACGTCAACCACCTCGGCTCCCACCTCGACGCCCTCAACGCCCGACCCGAGTTCTTCGACGTGTACCTGGAACTGGCCACCGAGTTCAACCTTCCGCTCCGCCTGCAGAGCGGGGACAGCGAGTCCACCTACGGCTTCCCGTTCCGGCGGCGGGCGGAGGAGCACGGCGTGCTGAGCCCCGATCGGGTGCTGCGCCCCCGCACCGCCGAAGCCCTGGAGCAGGCGCTCGCCGAGATCGGACCGGGCGTGACCGAATTGGTCGTCAACCCCGGCATCGAGACGCCCGAGTTGCGGGCGGCGCACACCGGATGGAACGACTGGGTCGGCCAGCACGAGTTGCTCGTGGACACGGTGTCGATACCGAAACTGCTGGAGCGCACCGGCGTCACCAGGATCGGCTACGGCAGCCTGCGGGCGGCGCAGACGGCGAGAGGACTGTGA
- a CDS encoding AAA family ATPase produces the protein MARAFRDLLGNEVTVWLERTGDGEAAALRRDLDPASASASDDSEPYLVLLAPGTGIAVVEVPDVSRRNRGLLRNRRIERDRLNRSISERSGELRRRLDATNIEPDRAVHILALPETSRHELPTTGLRALCREDFFPEALPEQLRRLTGERHHPLSTQQVTAARVAVKPSIRIGKPAQDALLFRPPDDEARVRALDRTQERLAEHLGAGYRLIRGVAGSGKTLVLTHRAKHLARFFPEWRILLCCYNKSLATALEDEVSSASNVSAMTVDRLAGRLLKAAGRNADYSPNPSDEDFQRIRREAAAVAPTLAAEHRFDVVLVDEAQDFGPSGLNLAWAALAAGRDNFVIALDSAQNVYRRRMAWNPPGFTARGRSTVLTSNYRNTREILDTALGALVGIGDAASRDPESDELDVLVLPSDAIRTGPPPQLWTCADIEAEAEAAARAVGELLEAGNEPDQIVVLSGWPELRKLVLERVPDSTDTKKNPAGAVRKRGAVRVATLQWAKGLEFRYVIVGGANHVWVPEEDDEAEAREDRRRRLLYMAMTRATGTLTVTCSGDGVMSSFQRLPSWDPGP, from the coding sequence GTGGCCAGAGCCTTCCGCGACCTACTGGGCAACGAGGTGACCGTCTGGCTCGAACGCACCGGCGACGGGGAGGCGGCTGCCCTGCGCCGAGATCTGGACCCGGCGAGCGCCTCCGCCTCCGACGACTCCGAGCCGTACCTGGTGCTGCTCGCGCCCGGAACGGGCATTGCGGTCGTCGAGGTACCGGACGTCAGCAGGCGCAACCGCGGCCTGCTTCGCAACCGGAGAATCGAGAGGGATCGGCTGAACCGGTCAATATCCGAGAGGTCCGGCGAACTGCGCAGGCGCCTCGACGCGACGAATATCGAGCCCGACCGGGCCGTACACATCCTGGCCCTACCCGAGACCTCTCGTCACGAACTCCCCACGACCGGACTGCGGGCGCTCTGCCGTGAGGACTTCTTCCCCGAAGCACTGCCCGAGCAGCTACGGCGGCTCACGGGAGAGCGGCACCACCCGCTCAGCACGCAGCAGGTGACGGCGGCTCGGGTGGCGGTGAAACCGTCGATCCGCATAGGCAAGCCCGCCCAAGACGCCCTTCTGTTCCGACCGCCCGACGACGAGGCGCGCGTCCGGGCGTTGGACCGCACCCAAGAGCGCCTCGCCGAGCATCTCGGGGCGGGCTACCGGCTGATCCGCGGCGTGGCGGGCAGCGGCAAGACCCTCGTCCTCACCCACCGTGCGAAGCATCTGGCCAGGTTCTTCCCCGAATGGCGCATCCTGCTGTGCTGCTACAACAAGTCGCTGGCGACGGCGCTGGAGGACGAAGTCTCCTCGGCCAGCAACGTCTCGGCCATGACCGTCGACCGTCTGGCCGGCAGGCTCCTGAAAGCAGCGGGGCGCAACGCCGACTACAGCCCGAATCCCAGCGACGAGGACTTCCAGCGCATCCGCCGGGAGGCCGCCGCGGTTGCTCCGACACTCGCGGCCGAGCACCGCTTCGACGTCGTGCTGGTGGACGAGGCGCAGGACTTCGGCCCCTCGGGGCTCAATCTGGCGTGGGCCGCCCTGGCGGCAGGCAGGGACAACTTCGTCATCGCCCTCGACAGTGCCCAGAACGTCTACCGGCGGCGGATGGCCTGGAATCCGCCGGGGTTCACGGCGAGAGGGCGCTCCACCGTGTTGACCAGCAACTATCGCAACACCCGCGAGATTCTGGACACCGCCTTGGGCGCACTGGTGGGCATCGGAGACGCCGCGAGCAGGGACCCGGAGTCCGACGAACTCGACGTGCTGGTGCTGCCTTCGGACGCAATTCGGACCGGACCGCCGCCACAGCTGTGGACGTGCGCCGACATTGAGGCCGAGGCGGAAGCCGCAGCCAGAGCCGTCGGCGAGTTGCTGGAGGCGGGGAACGAGCCCGATCAGATCGTGGTGCTGTCGGGGTGGCCGGAACTGCGGAAGCTGGTCCTGGAGAGAGTTCCCGACAGCACCGATACCAAGAAGAATCCCGCCGGGGCGGTCCGCAAGCGCGGTGCGGTACGGGTCGCCACCCTGCAATGGGCCAAGGGTTTGGAGTTCCGCTACGTCATCGTGGGCGGCGCCAACCACGTCTGGGTCCCCGAGGAGGACGACGAGGCCGAGGCGCGGGAGGACCGGCGTCGGCGCCTGCTTTATATGGCCATGACCCGAGCCACCGGGACTCTCACCGTCACCTGTTCGGGCGACGGGGTGATGAGTTCGTTCCAACGGTTGCCGAGTTGGGATCCCGGACCTTGA
- a CDS encoding RecQ family ATP-dependent DNA helicase, which produces MADSATRAAPAGPGAHSGYVAFDLEANADRADPPAHEIIEIGAVAVLDGREVGRFETLVRPTRTLRETTRQLTGLDDAALAGAASPAAALESFCEFAAGRPLVAHNGFGYDYPLLDATAERTGVRLPAVTRLDSLELAHLVYPRAAKSAGTDIDGRRPPKGHSLDALAKFLLGTRPRTTHRALGDALLLREVLTRLLAEMGRDEPVRRLQRWALGATGHPWASLLAEVSNPPPLEHVIPAPAPPPVRPPARGARTFDPVAVGAAFERGGRLMSKAREPREAQIQMAKAVAETLRDGGRRLIEAPTGTGKTLAYLAPAIEYAIAAGETVMIAPHSKVLQDQIMTTLEELQGEIGPFVSAVVKGAANYISLEALAGELDALAAALPQESSKGVESADRPLAGSAGAGSPHESAGATDNPESAETPAFEPGPPHPPAPATDADDHALGLMLAIICGWVAKTPTGDWDDLRSGSIESNRSVAPLGSGLWTLDPNGPATTTSGSSAPARPSVNPNRAARRALQARLRTTGEADSWAGDLARLDFLTRARDMVCPTRDGPAPAHVVVGNHALIVTWDGWQDGAERLILDEAHNFEDAATDALTSEAGVSDVEELARLVWNGRGRSTVRRLAEAAGWRLAEEPLSSLRETAEQVIETTSALTAPLVGYVRGRTAASPSDTYPASLRIQPGGDTGHRDYSPVVTSGRNLVAALRQLRAAFNEVNLPGELKPPYKRRRLEDEIARMGQEAKRLADVIDRALWAEDPTRMVSACEIAHSNGAWTWTLKQMPLSVAGKLRDIWDSLSALVGTSATLAVGGDFGHIMNSLGLEATNPPLRLASPFPWLSENHLLLRTDYLPAPRARLMEEFKGSAAREIPRLLILTGGRGLVLMTARARLEFVRDHARPILEATEAPDGPKAEGIPLLAQGDDSAAALVERMRTERAASLLALRSFWEGVDVPGEALSLLIIEKIPFDSPADPLTAARMDALELAGRDPFSRYLVPRAALRFAQGVGRLIRTESDRGVTVVLDSRLCRPTPYRETMLKTLPGPPSRHTARSGDEAYRAVAAHLGDVSYDDAMRARLEAVPGAGAWSDLASLALTDAEAADAALVAERLDEVRRRFGFDRWRPGQLEVMQRFIAGRDTLAVLPTGSGKSITFQIPALLSPGLTLVMSPLTALMNDQVQNLRSRGVTQVQTIHSGVGQSEWRDILRAARKGHYKLIYVSPERLWSQEFVRTLADLDVRRVAIDEAHCISQWGHTFRPEYKAIPKALEWITAGRLPTLAVTATATPKVRSEIRDLLRLQADPADDIARSPDRPEIRYYIERCSDRADRDLRAVQIVESLRRRAAIVYVPTRRDTTRLAATLAVAGHVAQPYHGGMEQPRRQYIEDAFRHGEVDVVVATKAFGMGIDKPDIELVVHLEMPPTIEEYVQETGRLVRGAIDGHEPAIGHAVLLSTPRDCSIHRHVIRNAAPDRDEVQRVWERLRPGSKAYDPDELLEGDPELAGADRERVTLALALHYLADDGCVRRGLDTPWRGRVTLPGFESAGHASAPNSGADDGDSERSVAGHPAARRTDAAYPAAGGRAAADGGSRHDVAGLSPEARRILAYVEERIAASDAEGASITYEAETWSGDLHMTPQVLAGELFELSRRDILGVAAWRYAWTLERHPDRQPNWQAVSEQAEQRREVVTEQSDRAKAYASLTAKRTQPPNRTRSASPPPSARCRRQVLLDHLEGAGRRDPGEAQNCGACDGCVALARPWADSPLDRSSLIEALGAEAVILRLVADNSKLSKPFSRRNLVRTLAGTAGTGERALRRWLADHPSFGRLRLLDEDGVNERVDAAVESGYCKAEQAEGPSGTHYVYLEITAAGRDALGAR; this is translated from the coding sequence ATGGCCGACTCAGCGACTCGCGCCGCACCGGCGGGGCCGGGCGCCCACAGCGGGTACGTGGCCTTCGACTTGGAGGCGAACGCCGACCGGGCCGATCCGCCGGCGCATGAGATCATCGAGATCGGGGCCGTGGCGGTGCTCGACGGCCGGGAGGTCGGTCGCTTCGAGACCCTCGTGCGCCCCACCCGCACCCTACGAGAGACCACCCGGCAGCTCACCGGCCTGGACGACGCAGCACTGGCGGGCGCGGCGAGTCCGGCCGCCGCGCTGGAGAGTTTCTGCGAGTTCGCCGCCGGTCGGCCGCTGGTGGCCCACAACGGCTTCGGCTACGACTACCCGCTGCTCGACGCCACCGCCGAGCGGACCGGAGTGCGCCTGCCAGCGGTCACCCGGCTGGACAGCCTGGAGTTGGCGCACCTGGTCTACCCGCGGGCCGCCAAGAGCGCCGGCACCGACATCGACGGACGCCGGCCTCCAAAGGGCCACAGCCTCGACGCCCTAGCCAAGTTCCTGCTGGGCACCCGACCCCGAACCACCCACCGGGCCCTGGGCGATGCGCTGCTGCTGCGAGAGGTGCTCACCCGCCTGCTTGCCGAAATGGGGCGCGACGAGCCCGTGCGACGGCTGCAGCGTTGGGCGCTGGGGGCGACCGGCCACCCGTGGGCCAGCCTGCTGGCCGAGGTGAGCAATCCCCCGCCGCTGGAGCATGTGATCCCGGCCCCGGCGCCGCCACCGGTGCGTCCGCCAGCCAGGGGAGCGCGCACTTTCGACCCGGTCGCGGTCGGGGCGGCCTTCGAACGGGGCGGGCGCCTCATGTCCAAGGCACGCGAGCCCCGCGAGGCGCAGATCCAGATGGCGAAGGCGGTTGCCGAGACCCTTCGCGACGGCGGCAGACGGCTCATCGAGGCCCCCACCGGCACCGGCAAGACCCTGGCCTACCTGGCGCCAGCCATCGAGTACGCGATCGCCGCCGGAGAGACGGTGATGATCGCCCCGCACTCCAAGGTGCTCCAAGATCAGATCATGACGACCCTGGAAGAACTGCAGGGCGAGATCGGTCCGTTCGTCTCAGCGGTGGTGAAGGGGGCCGCCAACTACATCAGCCTCGAAGCCCTGGCAGGCGAGCTCGACGCCCTGGCAGCGGCCCTCCCGCAGGAGTCGTCGAAGGGGGTCGAGTCGGCGGACCGCCCACTCGCCGGATCCGCCGGGGCGGGGTCGCCTCACGAGTCGGCGGGCGCGACCGACAACCCGGAATCGGCCGAGACGCCCGCCTTCGAGCCGGGACCGCCCCACCCACCGGCCCCTGCGACCGACGCCGACGACCACGCCCTCGGGCTGATGCTGGCGATCATCTGCGGCTGGGTCGCCAAGACGCCGACAGGCGACTGGGACGACCTCCGCAGCGGCTCGATCGAGTCAAACCGATCCGTGGCACCGCTCGGTTCCGGGCTCTGGACGCTCGACCCCAACGGACCCGCGACAACCACGAGTGGCAGTAGCGCCCCCGCACGCCCATCGGTCAATCCCAACCGGGCCGCCCGCCGGGCGCTGCAAGCCCGCCTGCGCACCACCGGCGAGGCCGACTCGTGGGCCGGCGACTTGGCGCGGCTGGACTTTCTCACACGAGCGCGGGACATGGTGTGCCCGACCCGCGACGGCCCCGCGCCTGCCCACGTCGTCGTCGGGAACCACGCTCTGATCGTCACCTGGGACGGCTGGCAGGACGGCGCCGAGCGGTTGATCCTGGACGAGGCCCACAACTTCGAGGACGCCGCCACTGACGCTCTCACCAGCGAGGCGGGCGTTTCCGACGTGGAGGAGTTGGCAAGGCTGGTCTGGAACGGGCGAGGCCGCAGCACCGTGCGCCGGTTGGCCGAGGCCGCCGGCTGGCGCCTTGCCGAGGAGCCGTTGTCGAGCCTGCGCGAGACCGCCGAGCAGGTGATCGAGACAACCTCGGCGCTCACCGCGCCGCTGGTGGGCTACGTGCGAGGCCGGACGGCCGCCTCCCCCAGCGACACTTACCCCGCGTCGCTGCGGATCCAGCCCGGGGGCGACACCGGACACCGGGACTATTCGCCGGTGGTGACGTCCGGCCGGAACCTGGTGGCGGCGTTGCGCCAACTTCGCGCTGCGTTCAACGAGGTCAATCTGCCCGGAGAGCTGAAGCCCCCCTACAAGCGGCGCCGCCTCGAGGACGAGATAGCGCGGATGGGCCAGGAGGCCAAGCGCCTAGCCGACGTCATCGACCGGGCGCTGTGGGCCGAGGACCCGACCCGCATGGTCTCGGCCTGCGAGATCGCCCACAGCAACGGCGCTTGGACATGGACGCTGAAGCAGATGCCGCTCTCGGTGGCCGGCAAGCTGCGGGATATCTGGGACAGCCTGAGCGCCCTGGTGGGCACCTCTGCCACCCTGGCGGTGGGCGGCGACTTCGGGCACATCATGAACTCGTTGGGGCTCGAGGCCACGAACCCTCCGCTGAGGCTGGCCAGCCCGTTCCCCTGGCTGAGCGAGAACCACCTGCTGCTGCGAACCGACTACCTGCCTGCGCCCCGGGCGCGCCTCATGGAGGAGTTCAAGGGTTCGGCGGCACGGGAGATCCCCCGGCTCCTGATCCTCACCGGCGGGCGCGGGCTGGTGCTGATGACCGCCCGAGCCCGATTGGAGTTCGTGCGCGACCACGCCCGGCCGATCCTGGAGGCCACCGAGGCCCCGGACGGCCCCAAAGCGGAGGGCATCCCGCTGCTAGCCCAGGGCGACGACTCGGCGGCGGCCCTCGTGGAGCGGATGCGCACCGAGAGGGCTGCCAGCCTGCTGGCATTGCGCTCGTTCTGGGAGGGAGTGGACGTGCCCGGCGAGGCGCTCAGCCTGCTGATCATTGAGAAGATCCCCTTCGACTCGCCCGCCGACCCGCTCACCGCCGCTCGAATGGACGCCTTGGAGTTGGCGGGCCGCGATCCGTTCTCCCGCTACCTGGTGCCGCGGGCGGCGCTGCGGTTCGCCCAAGGCGTGGGACGCCTGATACGCACCGAGTCCGATCGGGGAGTCACAGTCGTGCTCGACAGCCGGCTCTGTCGCCCCACCCCCTACCGCGAGACGATGCTGAAGACCCTGCCGGGGCCGCCGAGCCGCCACACGGCCCGCAGCGGCGACGAGGCCTACCGCGCCGTCGCCGCTCACCTCGGCGACGTGAGCTATGACGACGCCATGCGGGCCCGGCTGGAGGCCGTACCCGGCGCCGGCGCTTGGAGCGACCTGGCGTCACTGGCACTGACAGACGCCGAGGCCGCAGACGCCGCCCTGGTCGCCGAACGGCTGGACGAGGTGCGCCGCCGCTTCGGGTTCGACCGCTGGCGGCCGGGCCAGCTGGAGGTCATGCAGCGCTTCATCGCCGGCCGGGACACCCTGGCCGTGCTGCCGACCGGCTCGGGCAAGTCGATCACCTTCCAGATCCCGGCGTTGCTCTCCCCCGGTCTGACCCTGGTGATGTCGCCCCTGACGGCGCTCATGAACGACCAGGTTCAGAACCTGCGCTCCCGAGGGGTCACGCAGGTGCAGACCATCCACAGCGGGGTCGGCCAGTCCGAATGGCGCGACATCCTGCGGGCCGCCCGCAAGGGCCACTACAAGCTGATCTATGTGAGCCCCGAGCGGCTCTGGTCACAGGAGTTCGTCCGGACGCTGGCCGACCTGGACGTGCGCCGGGTGGCCATTGACGAGGCGCACTGCATCTCGCAGTGGGGGCACACCTTCCGCCCCGAGTACAAGGCCATCCCCAAGGCGCTGGAGTGGATCACCGCGGGCCGGCTGCCGACTCTGGCGGTCACGGCCACCGCCACACCAAAGGTGCGCAGCGAGATCCGCGACCTGCTGCGGTTGCAGGCGGATCCAGCCGACGACATCGCGCGGTCGCCGGACCGCCCCGAGATCCGCTACTACATCGAGCGCTGCTCCGACCGCGCCGACCGCGACCTGCGAGCAGTGCAGATCGTCGAGAGCCTCCGACGCCGAGCCGCCATCGTCTACGTGCCCACCCGCCGCGACACCACCCGCCTGGCCGCAACGCTGGCGGTCGCCGGCCACGTCGCCCAGCCCTACCACGGCGGCATGGAGCAACCCCGCCGCCAGTACATCGAGGACGCATTCCGCCACGGCGAGGTGGATGTCGTCGTGGCCACCAAGGCCTTCGGCATGGGCATCGACAAGCCCGACATCGAGCTGGTGGTACACCTCGAGATGCCGCCCACCATCGAGGAGTACGTGCAGGAGACCGGGCGGTTGGTGCGAGGCGCCATCGACGGCCACGAACCCGCCATCGGCCACGCTGTGCTGCTGAGCACCCCCCGGGACTGTTCGATCCACCGCCACGTCATCCGCAACGCGGCCCCCGATCGGGACGAGGTGCAACGAGTCTGGGAGCGACTCCGCCCCGGCAGCAAGGCCTACGACCCCGATGAACTGCTCGAGGGCGACCCGGAACTCGCCGGGGCCGACCGGGAAAGGGTGACCCTCGCCCTAGCGCTGCACTACCTGGCCGACGACGGCTGCGTGCGCCGCGGGCTCGACACCCCGTGGCGCGGCAGGGTGACGCTGCCCGGCTTCGAAAGCGCAGGGCACGCCAGCGCGCCGAACAGCGGCGCCGACGACGGCGACTCCGAGCGGAGCGTCGCCGGACACCCCGCCGCCCGGCGCACCGATGCCGCCTACCCTGCAGCAGGGGGCCGCGCCGCAGCGGACGGCGGTTCACGCCACGACGTTGCCGGACTCTCGCCGGAGGCCCGGCGGATACTGGCGTACGTGGAGGAGCGAATCGCCGCGAGCGACGCCGAGGGCGCCTCGATCACCTACGAGGCCGAGACGTGGAGCGGAGACCTGCACATGACTCCCCAGGTGTTGGCCGGCGAACTGTTCGAGTTGAGCCGCCGGGACATCTTGGGTGTCGCCGCCTGGCGGTACGCCTGGACGCTGGAGCGCCACCCGGACCGCCAGCCCAACTGGCAGGCCGTCTCCGAGCAGGCCGAGCAGCGCAGAGAGGTCGTCACGGAGCAGTCCGACCGGGCCAAGGCCTACGCGTCGCTCACGGCGAAGCGAACCCAGCCCCCGAACCGGACGAGATCAGCCAGCCCGCCGCCGAGCGCACGCTGTCGGCGCCAAGTACTGCTCGACCACTTGGAGGGCGCCGGTCGCCGGGACCCGGGAGAAGCACAGAACTGCGGTGCCTGCGACGGCTGTGTGGCCCTGGCCCGCCCGTGGGCCGACAGCCCGCTGGACCGCTCGAGCCTCATCGAGGCGCTGGGCGCCGAGGCAGTCATCCTCAGGCTGGTGGCCGACAACTCCAAGCTCTCCAAACCGTTCTCGCGCCGCAACCTCGTCCGCACCCTGGCCGGCACCGCCGGCACCGGGGAGCGCGCGCTGCGCAGGTGGCTCGCCGACCACCCCAGCTTCGGCCGCTTGCGCCTGCTCGACGAGGACGGTGTGAACGAGCGCGTCGATGCGGCCGTCGAGTCCGGCTACTGCAAAGCCGAACAAGCCGAGGGCCCTTCGGGGACCCACTACGTGTACCTCGAGATCACCGCGGCCGGAAGGGACGCTCTGGGGGCGCGCTGA